From the Tetrapisispora phaffii CBS 4417 chromosome 10, complete genome genome, one window contains:
- the RPN7 gene encoding proteasome regulatory particle lid subunit RPN7 (similar to Saccharomyces cerevisiae RPN7 (YPR108W); ancestral locus Anc_3.423), with the protein MSENNNTESKKKVPKSKKVDDDDDEDVIYADPTVNKVPNFEVSELSFILTQPSLISQHEDVEKSVMEKIKAEHMAPYYKYLTHEYLPKDKNNKTVIPFDEKLYKELLDLNEQNITELKERITEIEENDEGELELAQSWIKLGEYYAQIGDRENAQEVLEKAITKAISTGAKIDIMLTITRIGFFYNDQHFVKEKLEAINSMLEKGGGDWERRNRYKTYKGMHCLAIRDFKEAAGLLVDSLATFTSTELTSYENIATYASVAGLFTLERTDLKLKIIDSPELLSLLTTNSALQSISSLTISLYTSDYSSYFPYLLETYDNVLIPCKYLNKHADYFVRAMRRTVYAQLLESYKTLSLTSMANAFGVSVDFLDNDLGRFIPNKQLNCVIDRYNGIVQTNRPDNKNSQYHLLIKQGDGLLTKLQKYTAAVKLTGSSDHAA; encoded by the coding sequence GTTGATGACGACGATGATGAAGACGTTATATATGCAGATCCAACTGTTAATAAGGTCCCAAACTTCGAAGTCTCCGAACTATCCTTCATATTAACTCAGCCGAGTTTGATTTCTCAACATGAAGATGTTGAAAAATCAGTTATGGAAAAAATTAAGGCTGAACATATGGCTccatattataaatatttaactCATGAATATTTACCAAAGgataagaataataaaactgtTATTCCATTCGATGAAAAGCTATACAAAGAGTTATTGGATTTGaatgaacaaaatattacaGAGTTGAAGGAACGTATAactgaaattgaagaaaatgatgaagGTGAATTAGAACTTGCACAAAGTTGGATTAAATTAGGTGAATATTACGCACAAATTGGTGATAGAGAAAATGCTCAAGAAGTTTTAGAAAAAGCTATCACTAAAGCTATTTCTACTGGTGCAAAAATAGATATTATGTTAACTATTACAAGAATTGGTTTCTTTTATAATGATCAACATTTCGTAAAAGAAAAGTTAGAAGCAATCAATTCAATGCTAGAAAAAGGTGGTGGAGATTGggaaagaagaaatagatATAAAACTTACAAAGGTATGCATTGTTTAGCAATTAGAGATTTTAAAGAGGCAGCGGGTTTACTAGTCGATTCTCTAGCTACTTTCACATCCACTGAATTAACCTCATATGAAAATATAGCAACTTATGCGTCGGTTGCTGGTTTATTTACGTTAGAAAGAACCGacttgaaattaaaaatcatTGATTCACCGGAgttattatcattactaACTACCAATTCTGCATTAcaatcaatttcttcattgaCAATCTCATTATATACTTCAGATTATTCAAGTTATTTCCCTTATTTATTGGAAACTTATGATAACGTTTTGATCCCATgcaaatatttgaataaacaTGCTGATTATTTTGTGAGGGCAATGAGAAGAACGGTATATGCTCAATTATTAGAATCTTACAAAACATTATCATTAACCTCTATGGCCAATGCATTTGGTGTTTCCGTTGATTTCCTAGACAATGATCTCGGCAGATTCATTccaaataaacaattaaattgTGTTATTGATAGATATAATGGTATCGTTCAAACCAATAGACCAGATAACAAAAATTCACAATATCATCTATTAATTAAGCAAGGTGACGGTTTGTTGacaaaattacaaaaatacACAGCCGCCGTGAAGTTAACTGGATCATCTGATCACGCAGCTTAA